One genomic segment of Lewinellaceae bacterium includes these proteins:
- a CDS encoding DinB family protein encodes MNIDTLAAAYELQTSWFLNALENISEEESNFQFSENLNPVKWIAGHLTDARMTIVSLTTKTPVNSTYKKQFGKGTSNTIDPDYPSLEQIKTDWLNVSGELKISLQNLPEEVLLSRPPFQTSIPDETLSGLIQYFATHESFHIGQLSILRKLLNKKTMVMTRS; translated from the coding sequence ATGAACATTGACACATTAGCAGCAGCTTACGAATTACAAACGAGCTGGTTTCTGAATGCACTGGAAAATATATCCGAGGAAGAGAGCAATTTCCAATTTTCCGAAAATCTGAATCCGGTAAAATGGATTGCCGGTCATTTGACCGACGCCAGAATGACCATTGTGAGTCTAACAACAAAAACTCCCGTCAATTCAACGTATAAAAAACAGTTTGGAAAAGGAACTTCCAACACGATAGATCCGGACTATCCATCTCTGGAACAAATTAAAACCGATTGGTTGAATGTTTCAGGCGAACTTAAAATAAGCCTGCAGAATTTGCCGGAAGAGGTATTGCTATCCAGGCCTCCATTTCAAACTTCCATTCCGGATGAAACTTTGTCAGGGCTTATCCAATATTTCGCCACTCATGAAAGTTTCCACATTGGCCAACTATCCATTCTGAGGAAACTACTTAATAAAAAGACGATGGTTATGACTCGATCATAA
- a CDS encoding tRNA-dihydrouridine synthase — MVFTPIKFKRGKRSANRLAVAPMTTQQSHSDGSLSREEADWLIRLSEDGFGIVISCAASISDTSTAFYNQLSLAHDEYIPGLTILANTMKQHGSLNIIQLCHAGSRANEALTGEKPHSASSYLLPMIPDFVPPVALSQQQINQIAADFAMACARAEKAGFDGVEIHGANGYLFTQFISTMTNLRTDEYGGDLGNRARFSREVARACRNAVSADFLIGFRLSFEGAGIETGLDIDENIQIANWLAQDGIDYIHSSQLDYAVRTNKYPQLTTISYLRDQLSSALPLIVSGSINSMEAAQKAMELGADVVAIGRAAIGNKKVPAYFKKHQPLPHQTPFSIRQLQDIGISEAFIDYIKNAPPLRSLNIVH, encoded by the coding sequence ATGGTTTTCACTCCGATCAAATTCAAAAGAGGTAAAAGATCCGCTAACCGGTTAGCTGTGGCCCCCATGACCACCCAGCAAAGCCATTCGGACGGTAGTCTTAGCCGTGAGGAAGCAGACTGGCTTATCCGGCTTTCGGAGGACGGCTTCGGTATCGTCATCTCCTGTGCGGCCTCGATATCGGATACGTCCACTGCATTTTACAATCAGCTTAGTCTCGCCCACGACGAATACATACCCGGACTCACAATCCTTGCGAATACCATGAAACAACATGGTAGCCTGAACATCATCCAGTTGTGCCACGCCGGCTCACGGGCAAATGAAGCGCTGACCGGTGAAAAACCACATAGCGCCAGCAGCTACCTGCTGCCCATGATTCCGGACTTCGTGCCACCGGTTGCCTTATCCCAACAGCAAATAAATCAAATTGCTGCAGATTTTGCCATGGCCTGTGCCCGGGCTGAAAAAGCAGGATTTGATGGTGTTGAAATTCATGGCGCAAATGGATATCTGTTTACCCAGTTTATCAGCACCATGACCAATTTAAGAACCGACGAATATGGAGGAGATCTCGGGAACAGAGCACGATTTTCGAGGGAGGTCGCAAGGGCTTGCCGCAATGCTGTTTCCGCGGATTTTCTGATCGGTTTCCGGTTGAGTTTTGAAGGTGCCGGGATAGAAACCGGGTTGGATATCGATGAAAATATTCAAATTGCCAATTGGCTCGCTCAAGACGGTATTGACTACATCCATTCTTCGCAGTTGGACTATGCTGTCAGGACGAATAAATATCCGCAATTAACTACCATATCGTATTTACGGGATCAACTGTCTTCGGCACTTCCATTAATCGTGTCCGGAAGTATAAACAGCATGGAAGCTGCTCAAAAAGCAATGGAGCTGGGTGCGGATGTGGTCGCGATCGGTCGTGCTGCTATCGGTAATAAAAAGGTTCCTGCTTATTTTAAAAAACACCAGCCCCTACCTCATCAAACGCCATTCAGTATCCGTCAACTGCAGGATATTGGCATCAGTGAGGCATTTATTGATTATATAAAGAATGCACCCCCTTTGAGAAGCTTAAACATTGTGCATTAA
- a CDS encoding neutral/alkaline non-lysosomal ceramidase N-terminal domain-containing protein, whose amino-acid sequence MDEHSALWAGAAKVNLTPAAEELPESYLGINDQIYSRAIVVRSTRDTIVLVTVDVGGFNDMMAERILGRIEHLTGIPASNIMLTASHTHSVPFDIRGEEFELKIVRSVQLAMDNMQPARIGYGEGVSYINVNRNIIDPETRRWWEGPNYDGPSDKTVAVVTFETLQGKPIAVYYNYAVHGVISGMFDMVSGDVPGAASRYLEDNFDDTVVAVWSTGACGDQNPIYYQQTYDLREIRIKEFASRGVDISNKMPPGGFGLDRNDPKVIKLMGQQKQMLLSMGQFLGEEVLHIMRGITRKSTDSPVFVGRKTVTCPGRNRLDEGRAGYPGVYEDADSVDLKLGLITLGNIAITSVNGEVFNPIATRLKKESPYANTMMLTLTNGYAKSGYIPNDAAFGTYTFEVVSSKLKPGCAEDAIVNGLLDMMYESLHRPE is encoded by the coding sequence ATGGATGAGCACTCCGCCTTATGGGCCGGAGCAGCCAAAGTAAATCTTACCCCCGCCGCTGAAGAGCTACCCGAATCTTATCTGGGCATCAACGATCAGATTTATTCCCGGGCTATCGTCGTACGGAGTACCCGTGATACGATTGTGCTGGTAACGGTGGATGTCGGCGGATTCAACGATATGATGGCCGAACGGATTCTGGGACGGATTGAACACCTGACGGGTATACCTGCCTCCAATATTATGCTGACAGCATCCCATACCCACAGTGTTCCTTTCGATATCCGGGGAGAGGAATTTGAATTAAAAATTGTCCGCTCGGTCCAGTTGGCCATGGATAACATGCAGCCAGCCAGGATCGGTTACGGGGAAGGGGTTTCTTACATCAATGTAAATCGGAACATCATTGACCCGGAAACCAGACGGTGGTGGGAAGGACCAAATTACGATGGTCCATCCGATAAAACCGTGGCCGTTGTAACCTTTGAAACACTACAGGGAAAACCCATTGCCGTGTACTACAATTATGCCGTACATGGGGTCATTTCCGGTATGTTTGACATGGTCAGTGGCGACGTGCCCGGAGCAGCATCCAGGTATCTGGAAGACAATTTTGATGACACAGTCGTGGCGGTCTGGTCTACCGGGGCATGCGGTGATCAGAATCCCATCTACTATCAGCAGACTTATGATCTGCGGGAGATCCGGATCAAAGAATTTGCCAGTAGAGGTGTTGACATCAGCAATAAGATGCCTCCGGGAGGATTTGGCCTGGACAGAAACGATCCCAAAGTCATCAAGCTCATGGGCCAGCAAAAACAAATGCTCCTTTCTATGGGCCAGTTTCTGGGTGAGGAAGTTTTGCATATCATGCGTGGCATAACCAGGAAATCAACGGATTCACCGGTTTTTGTTGGCAGAAAAACGGTGACTTGTCCCGGGCGCAATCGGCTTGACGAGGGCAGAGCCGGGTATCCTGGCGTTTATGAAGATGCCGACTCCGTGGATTTAAAACTGGGGTTGATCACACTGGGAAATATCGCCATTACCTCCGTGAATGGAGAAGTATTTAACCCGATAGCGACCCGCCTTAAGAAGGAGTCGCCTTATGCAAACACCATGATGCTCACCCTGACCAATGGATATGCCAAATCCGGATACATTCCCAATGACGCCGCCTTCGGAACATATACTTTCGAAGTCGTGTCATCCAAATTAAAACCAGGGTGCGCAGAAGATGCCATCGTGAATGGTTTGCTGGATATGATGTACGAAAGTCTGCACCGTCCTGAATGA
- a CDS encoding helix-turn-helix transcriptional regulator: MKKTKLSQCPITRTMEMIGGKWSLPVIYTLMNQTKRFKELERSIEGINTRMLVKELKQLETNGIISRKVFAEVPPRVEYSLTSKGHALKQVLEEMKSWGKRYVEF; this comes from the coding sequence ATGAAAAAAACAAAGCTTTCTCAATGTCCGATAACCAGGACCATGGAAATGATCGGTGGCAAATGGTCATTACCGGTTATTTATACCTTAATGAACCAGACCAAACGCTTTAAAGAGCTGGAGCGGAGCATTGAGGGGATTAACACCCGGATGCTGGTCAAAGAGCTCAAACAACTGGAAACAAATGGTATTATTTCCCGAAAAGTTTTTGCAGAAGTGCCACCCCGCGTGGAGTATTCGCTTACTTCAAAAGGACATGCTTTGAAACAAGTGTTGGAAGAAATGAAATCCTGGGGCAAACGTTACGTTGAATTTTAA
- a CDS encoding RNA polymerase sigma factor has protein sequence MDVSIDLKYEEEDFIKACADKERWAQQKLYEDHYGTMMGVCLRYANNEDEALDILHDAFIKIFRSIGDYKPGTSLQAWMRRIMVNTSIDYYRKQTRRRTEDLDNAFGVQSYDPNALSLCAAEDIIACIQMLTPAYRSVFNLYVIEGYSHKEIADILNITESTSRSNLVKARIKLKELLSEYKQPPL, from the coding sequence ATGGATGTTTCGATCGATCTGAAATACGAAGAGGAAGACTTCATCAAAGCCTGCGCCGACAAAGAAAGATGGGCTCAGCAGAAATTGTATGAAGATCACTATGGCACCATGATGGGTGTCTGTCTTCGCTATGCCAACAACGAAGATGAAGCATTGGACATCCTGCACGACGCATTCATCAAAATATTCCGCAGCATCGGCGATTACAAACCAGGGACTTCATTGCAAGCCTGGATGCGCCGGATCATGGTCAATACTTCGATCGACTATTACCGCAAACAGACGCGCAGAAGGACCGAAGATCTGGATAATGCTTTTGGGGTTCAGTCTTACGATCCGAATGCATTGAGTCTTTGTGCAGCAGAGGATATCATTGCCTGTATCCAGATGTTGACACCTGCGTACCGTTCGGTATTTAATTTGTATGTCATAGAGGGGTACTCGCATAAAGAAATTGCGGATATCCTGAACATTACCGAAAGTACCAGTCGATCTAACCTGGTCAAGGCAAGGATAAAACTGAAAGAATTGTTGAGTGAATATAAGCAGCCACCTTTATGA